ATTGTTATTTTCATCGCTGCTATGTACTTCATGATGATTCGGCCCCAACAAAAGCAAGCTAAGCAACGGCAACAAATGTTAGCGCAAATCCAAAAGGGTACCAAGGTGGTTACCATTGGTGGGTTGCATGGTATTGTTGATTCACTTGATGAGAAGATCGTTGTCTTAGACGTCGAAGGTGTTTACTTGACGTTTGATCGCTCTGCTATTCGCACGGTGGTCCCAACTGAAACGACTCCAGTAGTTACTCCTGCAGCTGCTGAAGCCACTGAACCAGTTGTTGAAGAAGTTGTTGAAGACAAAGATGTCAACGTTAAGTAAGTATGGCTAGCTGCGTTGGTGGCTTGCACATCCAACACAGTAAAATAACCAAGTTACCGCAAAGGTGACTTGGTTATTTAGTTAAGGATGCTTGATTGGCGTGATGGTGGCCACCAAGCATGCTATCATGCCGTTTAATCAGTAATAGCAGATTGAGGAAAAGAAAATGCGTCAAATAACACAACACGGTACAGCGATTGAACTAGCTTTTGATCAGGCAGGGCTACCGGGGTATGCCATCACGGCAGCCACTGAGGTGGTGATTCCCTCGGTCCTCAGTAATCAGTTTTTGAAGGGGTTGAACATCTTAACCGTTGGGAAACAGTTGAAGGGGTTACGTGATAACCCAGCTTTGCAAACTGTCCTTGCACCTGTGACAGTGCCTACGGGAATTACCATTACGACGAGTGATGAGGAGTACATCACGTTGGTGAATGCCGATGCCTTTGTGCAACATAAGCGCTTGTTGCTGGCTAATCCCGTCGTTTCAGGTGAAAATATTGAAGTCCAGTTTATCAACCTAGGTCTTAAAGATATCAAAATCAAGGCGGGTGACGTGATTGCCACTGCGATCATTAATCAGGCAGTACGCTAACCATTGATCCAATCAGTGGTCCTACGACAGTTAATTGCATAGTTGCATGCGTGGCATCTTGGAGATTTTCCGGGATGTCACCTTTCTTTCTCAGGCACACTGATGACATAATGGGGCCACCAATGGACACGGTTGCCTGGGTTAATACTTTATAAATTCACAAGGCAGGGGCACGTGTGTTAAAATCATAAACGGTTTTAATGAACGATTTTGGATATAATGTACAGTAAACTTAAAGTTGAAAAGAGATTGAGATGACAAAGATTGCAGTGCTGGTGGATAGCTCCAGCAATTTAACGGCTACTGAAGTGGCTGAACTAGAAGTATTCATGGTTAACGCCCCCATTATGGCCGGGGAATCCGTTTACCATGAGAATGAGTCATGGGCCGAGTTGGGCGCCTTCTATGATTTGCAACGCACGAGTACCGTCCCATTGACAACATCGCAAATCGAACCCGGCATTTGGTTGGAAAAGTTCGATGAAATTGCGGCTGCTGGCTACACGGATGTGTTTGTAGTGACCATTTCGAGTGGGGTGTCTGGGACATTTGATACAGTCCAAAGCCTGGCTCAGACCGTTGATACCATTCACGTCCATGCCTGGGATTCAAAGATCGCAGCCGCTGGTGCTGGTAATCAAGCCCGTTTAGCAGCTAAGATGGCCTTGGCTGGACACACGGTCGCTGAAATTAGTGCCGCCTTGACAGAGTTACGTGCTAGTACCCAAGTTTTGTTTGTGGTGGATGATATCAAACATTTACAACGTACAGGCCGAATCTCTGGGGGCACGGCGCTGATTGGGTCTTTGTTAAATATCAAGCCACTTTTGACATTTGAAGACGGCAAAATCATTGCGATCGGTCAGGAACGCATGATGAAACGGGCTTGGATGCACATCAAGCGTGATTTCGACCAAGCCATCAAAACAGCCACGACACCTTTACTTGTCTCGGTGATTGATGCTAATAACGGGGCCTTAGCCGATCAGTGGGCGGCAGAAATTGAAGCGACTTATCCGCATGAGCAAGTGCGCGTCGTACGCGGACCGATTGGACCATACATCAGTGTCCACACTGGTGAAAAGGCCATGGGTTTCATTTGGTCAGCAGATTTGTTGGCTGATTAAGCTGGCCTAGGCTGTTGTTTATTATGCAGACGCCTACAATAGTTGGTATACTTAATGTGAAATTACCCCAGACAAAAGCGAAACGAGAAATGATATGAAATTATTAGTAATTGGTGGTTCTGATGCCGGTATCATGGTTGCTTTACGGGCTCG
This is a stretch of genomic DNA from Weissella soli. It encodes these proteins:
- the yajC gene encoding preprotein translocase subunit YajC; protein product: MSQILIIVIFIAAMYFMMIRPQQKQAKQRQQMLAQIQKGTKVVTIGGLHGIVDSLDEKIVVLDVEGVYLTFDRSAIRTVVPTETTPVVTPAAAEATEPVVEEVVEDKDVNVK
- a CDS encoding DegV family protein — translated: MTKIAVLVDSSSNLTATEVAELEVFMVNAPIMAGESVYHENESWAELGAFYDLQRTSTVPLTTSQIEPGIWLEKFDEIAAAGYTDVFVVTISSGVSGTFDTVQSLAQTVDTIHVHAWDSKIAAAGAGNQARLAAKMALAGHTVAEISAALTELRASTQVLFVVDDIKHLQRTGRISGGTALIGSLLNIKPLLTFEDGKIIAIGQERMMKRAWMHIKRDFDQAIKTATTPLLVSVIDANNGALADQWAAEIEATYPHEQVRVVRGPIGPYISVHTGEKAMGFIWSADLLAD